In Deltaproteobacteria bacterium, the following proteins share a genomic window:
- a CDS encoding cytochrome c3 family protein: MAGGAYALYEVGRNDGYAPDQPIPFSHLRHAGELQIACQYCHANTEQGRVATVPSVNICMNCHNEKAGVGSGRPGVEYLKERYARGEEIPWVRVHDLADFVYFSHRPHMAKGIKCEECHGKVETMAQVEQVAPLTMGWCVDCHRKPDKEHPEKQQALTECTTCHQ; the protein is encoded by the coding sequence GTGGCGGGCGGCGCATATGCGTTATACGAAGTCGGGCGGAACGATGGCTACGCGCCGGACCAGCCGATCCCGTTTAGCCACCTCCGTCACGCGGGGGAATTGCAGATTGCCTGTCAGTATTGCCACGCCAACACGGAGCAGGGGCGCGTGGCCACCGTGCCGTCGGTGAATATTTGTATGAACTGCCACAACGAAAAGGCCGGGGTCGGGTCCGGGCGGCCGGGGGTGGAATATCTGAAGGAGCGCTACGCGCGGGGCGAGGAAATCCCGTGGGTGCGGGTCCACGATTTGGCCGATTTCGTTTATTTCAGCCATCGCCCGCATATGGCGAAGGGGATCAAGTGTGAAGAGTGTCACGGCAAGGTCGAAACCATGGCGCAGGTGGAACAAGTCGCGCCGTTGACCATGGGGTGGTGCGTCGATTGCCACCGCAAACCGGACAAAGAACATCCGGAGAAACAGCAAGCGCTCACGGAGTGTACGACGTGTCATCAGTGA
- a CDS encoding ATP-binding cassette domain-containing protein, protein MLHIHDLHKAYGQQVLFDGVTLQLNPGERVGLIGRNGHGKSTLLRLIIGEEEADAGTIHIPRHYRIGHLVQHIRCTRPTVLEEGCLGLPPDEVHDHYKVERILFGLGFTETDMQRPPTEFSGGFQIRLHLTKVLVAQPNLLLLDEPTNYLDILSIRWITKFLRSWPGELLLISHDRTFMDAVTTHTAAIHRQSIRKLPGGTEKLYAQLEQDEAIHEKTRVKEEKRRKEIESFVHRFRAKARQASLVQSRLKLLEKMGTREKLEDVADLDFAFHFAPFNAKRLTEVQQLSFHFVPEQSLIHNLSFTIAPGDRIGVIGKNGRGKSTLLNLLARELTPCNGSINSHPQCQIGYFGQTNIDRLHAERTVEEEVASANPTLDRTRVRTICGIMMFSGDDAEKRVAVLSGGERSRVLLAKIVAMPANCLLLDEPTNHLDMESVDALVESMHAFPGAILIVTHNEMILHALATKLIVFHQGGADYFDGTYAEFLDKIGWEEEAGENARRVAKAWATNAEATPLPTTAAPESTKKERRRQRSVIVAEQSRVLAPLKQEIAALEQQITQRETEIAAANQALIDASQSKDVAAFVALSKTLKTAQQAIDAHFARLETVTQQYEAKQQHYTALLSESPDDNG, encoded by the coding sequence ATGCTCCATATCCATGACCTCCATAAGGCCTACGGGCAGCAAGTGCTCTTCGACGGCGTGACGTTGCAGCTCAATCCGGGCGAACGCGTCGGCTTGATCGGGCGCAACGGGCACGGCAAGTCCACACTGCTGCGTTTGATCATCGGAGAAGAAGAAGCGGACGCCGGCACGATCCATATCCCACGGCATTACCGGATCGGGCACTTGGTTCAGCACATCCGCTGCACGCGGCCCACGGTGTTGGAAGAAGGCTGCCTCGGTCTCCCGCCCGATGAGGTGCATGACCACTATAAGGTGGAACGCATCCTCTTCGGCCTCGGCTTCACCGAAACGGACATGCAGCGCCCGCCCACGGAATTTTCCGGCGGTTTCCAGATCCGACTCCACTTGACGAAAGTACTCGTCGCGCAGCCGAACTTGTTGCTGCTGGACGAACCGACCAATTACCTCGACATCCTCTCGATCCGCTGGATCACGAAATTCCTGCGCAGCTGGCCAGGCGAATTACTGTTGATCTCGCACGATCGCACCTTCATGGACGCCGTCACGACCCACACCGCCGCAATCCATCGCCAATCGATCCGCAAGCTCCCGGGCGGCACGGAAAAATTGTACGCCCAGCTCGAACAAGACGAGGCGATCCACGAAAAGACGCGGGTGAAGGAAGAAAAGCGGCGCAAAGAAATCGAATCTTTCGTGCATCGTTTTCGCGCGAAGGCAAGGCAGGCCTCGCTGGTGCAATCGCGCTTGAAGCTGTTGGAGAAGATGGGAACGCGCGAAAAATTGGAAGACGTGGCCGATTTGGACTTTGCGTTTCACTTCGCCCCGTTCAATGCGAAACGGCTCACGGAAGTACAACAACTGTCGTTTCACTTCGTCCCGGAGCAATCGCTGATCCACAATTTAAGCTTCACGATCGCGCCCGGCGATCGGATCGGCGTGATCGGCAAAAACGGGCGCGGCAAATCGACGTTGCTCAACTTGTTGGCGCGCGAACTGACGCCGTGCAACGGCAGCATCAACTCGCATCCGCAATGCCAGATCGGCTATTTCGGCCAAACCAACATCGACCGACTGCACGCGGAACGCACGGTCGAAGAAGAGGTCGCGAGCGCCAATCCCACACTCGACCGCACGCGCGTCCGCACGATTTGCGGGATCATGATGTTCAGCGGCGACGACGCCGAAAAACGCGTGGCCGTCCTCTCCGGCGGAGAGCGCAGTCGCGTGTTGCTGGCGAAGATCGTCGCGATGCCCGCCAACTGTTTGCTGCTCGACGAGCCGACCAATCACCTCGACATGGAATCGGTCGACGCGTTGGTCGAAAGTATGCATGCCTTTCCGGGCGCGATCCTGATCGTCACCCACAACGAAATGATCCTGCACGCGCTCGCCACGAAGTTGATCGTTTTTCACCAAGGCGGGGCCGATTATTTCGACGGGACCTATGCCGAATTCCTGGACAAGATCGGGTGGGAAGAAGAGGCGGGCGAGAACGCGCGCCGCGTCGCGAAGGCATGGGCAACGAACGCTGAGGCAACGCCACTCCCGACGACAGCCGCTCCGGAATCGACCAAGAAGGAGCGGCGGCGCCAACGCTCCGTGATCGTGGCCGAACAATCGAGAGTGTTGGCACCGCTCAAACAGGAAATCGCTGCGCTGGAGCAACAAATCACACAACGGGAAACGGAAATCGCCGCCGCGAATCAAGCCTTGATCGACGCCTCGCAGTCAAAAGATGTCGCCGCATTCGTGGCATTGTCCAAGACGCTGAAGACCGCCCAACAAGCGATCGACGCCCACTTCGCCCGATTAGAAACCGTCACGCAGCAATACGAGGCCAAACAACAACACTACACCGCGCTACTGTCAGAATCTCCCGACGACAACGGGTAG
- a CDS encoding DUF3341 domain-containing protein encodes MQQSSGVLAMFQDSDALLKGGTELRERGLVGMDAFTPFPVHGVDQALGIKRSWVSAVTLLFGVLGCLGGLLLQIWTSAYAWPLNVGGKPLASVPAFIPIVFECTVLLGGVCTFFGVIGFCGLPRVARPPVDPRVTADSFALWVPVSAAAQRADVERIVKVAGAYEVRSG; translated from the coding sequence ATGCAACAGTCGTCCGGTGTATTGGCGATGTTTCAAGATTCCGACGCCTTGTTGAAAGGCGGTACGGAGTTGCGGGAGCGCGGCCTAGTCGGGATGGACGCGTTCACGCCGTTCCCGGTGCATGGCGTGGATCAAGCGCTCGGGATCAAACGGTCGTGGGTCTCTGCGGTCACGTTGCTGTTCGGCGTGCTCGGCTGTCTCGGCGGCTTGCTGTTGCAGATTTGGACGTCGGCGTATGCGTGGCCGTTGAATGTCGGTGGGAAACCGTTGGCGTCGGTGCCGGCGTTTATTCCGATCGTATTCGAATGTACCGTGTTGCTCGGCGGGGTGTGCACGTTCTTCGGCGTGATCGGATTTTGCGGATTGCCGCGCGTAGCGCGTCCGCCGGTCGATCCACGCGTGACGGCGGATAGTTTCGCGTTATGGGTCCCGGTGTCGGCGGCGGCGCAGCGCGCGGACGTCGAACGGATCGTCAAGGTCGCGGGAGCGTATGAGGTGCGGAGTGGGTAG
- the nrfD gene encoding polysulfide reductase NrfD, translating to MALTNTAVTTLAKEPLIAPHKRISDVNDDVCRPLETFPTASWYICFALAASLALLTVGLIGYQLHTGMGVWGLNHPVGWGIDITNFVFWIGIGHAGTLISAILFLFRQKWRTSINRSAEAMTIFAVMTAGIFPLIHTGRSWYDFWLFPYPNMRRLWVNFRSPLLWDVFAVSTYFTISLLFWYLGLVPDLATVRDRAKNKIRKFVYGMMSLGWNGSERAWKHYEHAYLLLAGLSTPLVLSVHSIVSFDFAISVLPGWHTTIFPPYFVAGAVFSGFAMVVTLLVIVRKLFRLEEYITLKHLENMNRIILLTGMMVGYAYGTEFFIAWYSGSDFERFAFINRALGPYAWSYWIMISCNVLIPQVYWFKKMRRSLVAMFIISIFVNIGMWFERFVIIVTSLHRDFLPVNWGLYKPTFVDIGITVGSFGVFFTFFLLFCRVLPVIAMAEVKHTMVAEAKHAPASGH from the coding sequence ATGGCCTTGACGAACACGGCTGTGACGACCTTAGCGAAGGAACCGCTCATCGCGCCGCACAAGCGGATCTCGGACGTTAACGACGACGTCTGTCGGCCGCTGGAAACCTTTCCCACGGCCTCGTGGTATATCTGTTTCGCGTTGGCCGCGAGCCTCGCGTTGCTCACGGTCGGACTGATCGGTTACCAACTCCACACCGGGATGGGCGTCTGGGGTTTGAACCATCCGGTCGGATGGGGTATCGACATCACCAATTTCGTGTTCTGGATCGGCATCGGCCACGCCGGCACCTTGATTTCGGCGATTCTGTTCCTGTTCCGGCAAAAGTGGCGCACCTCGATTAATCGCAGCGCCGAAGCGATGACGATCTTCGCGGTGATGACGGCCGGGATCTTTCCACTCATTCATACTGGCCGTTCTTGGTACGACTTCTGGTTGTTTCCGTATCCGAACATGCGGCGACTCTGGGTCAACTTCCGCAGCCCGTTGTTGTGGGACGTCTTCGCCGTCTCCACGTATTTCACCATCTCGTTGTTGTTTTGGTATTTAGGCCTGGTGCCGGATTTGGCCACGGTGCGGGATCGCGCGAAAAATAAGATTCGTAAATTCGTCTACGGCATGATGTCGCTCGGCTGGAACGGGTCGGAACGGGCATGGAAGCATTACGAACACGCGTACCTGCTCTTGGCCGGGCTTTCCACGCCGCTCGTGCTCTCGGTGCACAGCATCGTGAGTTTCGATTTCGCGATCTCCGTGCTGCCGGGATGGCATACCACGATCTTCCCGCCGTATTTTGTCGCGGGCGCCGTCTTTTCCGGCTTCGCGATGGTCGTCACATTGCTCGTGATCGTGCGCAAACTGTTCCGGCTCGAGGAATACATCACGCTCAAACATTTGGAGAACATGAACCGGATCATCCTGCTGACCGGGATGATGGTCGGCTACGCGTATGGGACCGAATTTTTCATCGCGTGGTACAGCGGGAGCGACTTCGAACGCTTTGCGTTTATCAATCGCGCGTTGGGACCGTACGCGTGGTCGTACTGGATCATGATCAGTTGCAACGTGCTGATCCCGCAAGTCTACTGGTTCAAAAAAATGCGGCGGAGCTTAGTGGCGATGTTCATCATCTCGATCTTCGTGAATATCGGGATGTGGTTCGAACGGTTTGTGATCATCGTCACGTCGTTGCATCGCGATTTTCTGCCGGTCAATTGGGGACTCTACAAACCGACGTTTGTCGATATCGGGATTACCGTGGGGAGTTTCGGCGTCTTCTTCACGTTCTTTTTGCTGTTTTGCCGCGTGTTGCCAGTGATTGCCATGGCGGAAGTGAAACACACGATGGTGGCGGAGGCGAAGCACGCACCCGCGAGTGGACATTAA
- a CDS encoding ORF6N domain-containing protein — protein MTAPMLTTRIEQAILLIRGHKVLLDRDLAALYGVPTKRLNEQVRRNSSRFPPDFMFQLTDQDVASLRSQFATLEPGGRGQHAKYLPMVFTEHGVAMLSSVLHSDQAIAVNIAIMRTFGRLRALLAGHRELARKLDELEQRYDSQFNVVFEAIRKLMEPPPRLSRRRIGFLPSAGD, from the coding sequence ATGACGGCACCAATGCTTACGACACGTATTGAACAAGCCATCCTGCTGATCCGTGGGCACAAGGTGTTGTTGGATCGGGACCTCGCGGCGCTCTATGGGGTCCCCACGAAGCGGCTGAATGAGCAGGTGCGACGGAACTCCTCACGCTTCCCACCTGACTTCATGTTTCAACTGACAGATCAGGATGTTGCATCTTTAAGGTCGCAATTTGCGACCTTAGAGCCGGGTGGTCGTGGTCAGCATGCCAAGTATCTCCCGATGGTTTTTACCGAACACGGCGTGGCGATGCTTTCCAGTGTCTTGCATAGCGATCAAGCGATTGCAGTGAATATTGCGATCATGCGTACCTTCGGTCGGTTGCGGGCGCTGTTAGCAGGACATCGGGAGTTGGCGCGGAAGTTGGACGAGTTAGAGCAGCGCTACGATTCTCAATTCAATGTGGTTTTCGAGGCGATCCGAAAACTGATGGAGCCGCCTCCGCGGTTGTCACGACGGCGGATCGGGTTCTTGCCGAGTGCAGGTGATTAA
- a CDS encoding cytochrome c, with translation MALICAGMCVAACGRNQTTWEYMPDMMDQVTVKTYEPDALSPDGKKVRLPVAGTVPRNFEAYPFAVEAGELAGRELVNPLPRTLEILQRGKKSYGYYCVPCHGVGGEGNGPVVPKFPQPPTLLSDKVHEWPDGRIFHVITRGQNLMPHYASQMAPDERWAVVHYVRVLQRAGKPTAEDVQKVLGQP, from the coding sequence ATGGCACTCATCTGTGCTGGGATGTGTGTCGCTGCATGTGGTCGCAATCAGACGACGTGGGAGTATATGCCCGACATGATGGATCAAGTGACGGTGAAGACCTACGAACCGGATGCGTTGAGCCCCGATGGCAAAAAAGTCCGCTTGCCGGTGGCGGGCACGGTGCCGCGTAACTTCGAAGCGTATCCGTTTGCGGTCGAAGCGGGCGAACTGGCCGGACGGGAGTTGGTCAATCCGCTGCCGCGCACGCTCGAAATCCTGCAACGCGGCAAGAAGTCGTATGGGTATTATTGCGTGCCGTGTCACGGCGTCGGCGGCGAAGGCAATGGGCCCGTGGTGCCGAAATTCCCGCAACCGCCGACACTGTTGTCAGATAAAGTGCACGAATGGCCCGACGGGCGGATTTTCCACGTGATCACGCGCGGCCAAAACCTGATGCCGCATTACGCGTCGCAAATGGCGCCGGATGAGCGCTGGGCCGTGGTGCACTATGTCCGCGTGCTGCAACGCGCCGGCAAGCCGACGGCCGAGGACGTGCAGAAAGTGTTGGGACAGCCATGA
- a CDS encoding 4Fe-4S dicluster domain-containing protein, with amino-acid sequence MSSVNDKTYWMAAGEPAAARKEFLSDPRDQPPADGEFSRRDFLKLVGISSVLAGAAACARRPVEKIVPYLNRPEEATPGTPLWYASTADCPCRCGVLVKTREGRPIKLEGNPDHPVNRGGLCTWSQAAVWNLYDPDRLMHPLRHEPNANTFHKITWDEIDERARLVLGPASKVWLLTDASVSGGPATQQLIRDFLASQQSGRHVVYQPINTEAIARGRAAAYGAETGVPHYRFDRADVVVSFAADFLGTWISPVEFAREWASRRRLVDAQQTTMSRLICFEPTLSLTGTNADERHLVRPSSLPAVALALAHEVAVLAHDAGVASLPPSFDRAVEGGRGAPVTTAAHTSMLHIPAAVVQRVARELWAARGKSLLVAGTLDGADGERLQVIINYLNAVLGNEGKTIESQRRSRQAEGSYADLQQLVAAMQAGQVDTLLIAGGNPLYALPAASGFAEAVKQVPVVFHLTDRRDETCAVAHYVLPTSHFLESWGDAEPQTGVYSLVQPTIAPLYQTRSVGEILHRWLPPERQQKDWHTYLRAVWRDTVYAHSGRAVSFDTFWEGALRLGAVVAAAESTPAPQSSFDLESLAAAVRASGLTTASEGFELVCQPSLALYDGRYANNGWLQELPDPVTKITWDNYLSIAPITAATLAVHEADLVRVTVPGAGGSATFELPVHIQPGMHERAVAVALGYGRRAAGRVGNGVGVAVADAAQSADGRLRWTVAGVTLQPTGRQAELACTQGHHRIDATVGGVRFGPRPIVRETTLADYLHHPEAGQFGAAPAIDQGDPGGRAAHDAGEGGGHAAPANHNGDPGGRGHGPEEAQPSMWAPFKYEGYRWAMAVDLSTCTGCSACVVACQVENNIPPVGKKHVLTGREMHWIRIDRYYSGPEDHPETIHQPMMCQHCEKAPCETVCPVLATVHDNEGLNVQVYNRCVGTRYCANNCPYKVRRFNWFDYGNRRRAAYAWPEPLHLMLNPDVTVREKGVMEKCTFCVQRIRSAKEDAKMRDEKVRDGDFQTACQQGCPTGAIVFGNVNDPESRVAQLARGPRGYHALWELNILPQVTYLTKVRNTTVTGG; translated from the coding sequence GTGTCATCAGTGAACGACAAAACCTATTGGATGGCGGCGGGCGAGCCGGCGGCGGCGCGGAAGGAATTTCTGTCCGATCCGCGCGACCAGCCGCCGGCCGACGGCGAATTCTCGCGGCGCGACTTTTTGAAGCTGGTTGGCATTTCGTCCGTGCTGGCCGGAGCGGCGGCCTGCGCGCGGCGTCCGGTGGAAAAGATCGTCCCGTATTTGAATCGTCCCGAAGAGGCCACGCCGGGGACTCCGTTGTGGTACGCCTCCACGGCCGATTGCCCGTGCCGTTGCGGCGTGTTGGTGAAGACGCGGGAAGGGCGGCCGATCAAACTGGAAGGCAATCCCGATCATCCGGTGAATCGCGGTGGACTGTGTACGTGGTCGCAGGCCGCGGTCTGGAATCTCTACGACCCGGATCGCTTGATGCATCCGTTGCGGCACGAACCGAATGCGAACACGTTTCACAAAATCACTTGGGACGAGATCGACGAACGCGCGCGGTTGGTGTTGGGTCCGGCCTCGAAGGTCTGGTTACTGACCGACGCCTCGGTGAGCGGCGGTCCGGCGACGCAACAACTGATCCGCGATTTTCTTGCCAGCCAGCAGAGCGGGCGGCATGTGGTGTATCAACCCATTAACACCGAAGCGATCGCACGGGGTCGGGCCGCGGCCTATGGCGCGGAGACCGGGGTGCCGCATTATCGCTTCGATCGCGCCGATGTCGTCGTTTCGTTCGCGGCCGATTTTCTCGGCACCTGGATCTCGCCGGTAGAATTCGCGCGCGAGTGGGCCAGCCGGCGGCGCTTGGTGGATGCACAGCAGACGACAATGTCTCGGCTGATCTGCTTCGAGCCGACGCTGTCGTTGACGGGGACGAATGCCGACGAACGACATCTCGTGCGTCCATCCAGTCTTCCGGCCGTTGCGTTGGCGTTGGCGCACGAAGTCGCCGTGTTGGCCCATGACGCCGGCGTCGCGTCGCTTCCGCCATCCTTCGATCGGGCTGTGGAAGGCGGACGTGGCGCGCCAGTCACCACCGCGGCACACACCTCGATGTTGCATATTCCCGCTGCGGTCGTGCAGCGCGTGGCGCGGGAATTATGGGCGGCGCGTGGCAAATCGCTGCTCGTGGCCGGGACGCTGGATGGCGCGGACGGCGAGCGACTGCAAGTCATCATCAATTATTTGAATGCCGTGTTGGGCAATGAAGGCAAAACGATCGAGAGCCAACGGCGCAGTCGTCAGGCGGAAGGCTCGTATGCCGACCTGCAACAGTTGGTCGCGGCGATGCAGGCTGGTCAAGTGGATACGCTGCTGATCGCCGGAGGGAATCCGTTGTACGCCCTGCCGGCCGCGTCGGGCTTCGCGGAAGCCGTCAAACAGGTGCCGGTAGTTTTCCACCTGACTGACCGGCGCGACGAGACGTGCGCGGTGGCGCATTACGTCCTGCCGACGTCGCACTTCTTGGAAAGCTGGGGCGACGCGGAGCCGCAGACCGGCGTGTATAGTTTGGTGCAGCCGACGATCGCGCCGTTGTATCAAACGCGCTCCGTTGGTGAAATTCTCCATAGGTGGCTGCCACCGGAGCGGCAACAAAAAGATTGGCACACGTATTTGCGCGCGGTGTGGCGCGATACCGTCTATGCACACAGTGGGCGCGCTGTCTCGTTCGACACCTTTTGGGAAGGGGCGTTGCGTCTCGGGGCGGTGGTCGCGGCGGCGGAATCAACGCCGGCGCCGCAGTCGTCGTTTGATCTGGAATCGTTGGCGGCGGCCGTGCGCGCGAGTGGGCTAACGACCGCGTCGGAGGGGTTTGAATTGGTGTGCCAGCCGTCGCTGGCGTTGTACGACGGCCGCTACGCCAACAACGGCTGGCTGCAAGAACTCCCGGATCCGGTCACGAAAATTACTTGGGACAATTATTTGTCGATCGCGCCGATCACCGCGGCGACGTTGGCAGTACACGAGGCCGACTTGGTGCGCGTCACGGTGCCCGGTGCCGGTGGCAGTGCCACGTTTGAACTCCCCGTCCACATTCAACCCGGGATGCACGAGCGGGCCGTGGCGGTGGCACTCGGGTACGGGCGGCGCGCGGCCGGCCGGGTGGGGAACGGCGTCGGCGTGGCCGTGGCCGACGCGGCGCAATCCGCGGATGGCCGTTTGCGTTGGACGGTGGCCGGCGTCACGCTCCAGCCGACCGGACGCCAGGCGGAATTGGCGTGTACGCAGGGGCATCATCGGATCGACGCGACCGTCGGCGGCGTGCGTTTTGGGCCGCGTCCGATTGTGCGCGAAACAACACTGGCTGACTATCTGCACCATCCGGAGGCGGGGCAATTCGGCGCTGCGCCCGCCATCGATCAGGGAGATCCAGGAGGGCGGGCTGCGCACGACGCGGGCGAAGGCGGCGGGCATGCTGCGCCCGCCAACCATAACGGAGATCCAGGAGGGCGGGGTCATGGGCCGGAAGAAGCGCAGCCCTCCATGTGGGCGCCGTTCAAATACGAAGGCTATCGCTGGGCGATGGCGGTCGATTTGAGCACGTGTACCGGGTGCAGTGCGTGCGTTGTGGCGTGCCAAGTGGAAAACAATATTCCGCCGGTCGGCAAAAAACATGTCTTGACCGGACGCGAGATGCACTGGATCCGGATCGATCGTTATTACTCGGGCCCCGAAGACCATCCGGAAACCATTCATCAACCGATGATGTGTCAGCACTGCGAAAAAGCGCCATGCGAGACGGTGTGTCCGGTGTTGGCCACGGTGCATGACAACGAAGGCCTGAATGTCCAAGTGTACAATCGCTGCGTCGGCACGCGGTATTGCGCGAACAACTGTCCGTATAAAGTGCGGCGCTTCAACTGGTTCGATTACGGCAATCGGCGCCGCGCGGCGTATGCGTGGCCGGAGCCGCTCCATCTGATGTTGAATCCCGACGTGACGGTGCGCGAAAAAGGCGTGATGGAAAAGTGCACGTTCTGTGTGCAACGGATTCGGAGCGCGAAAGAAGACGCGAAGATGCGCGACGAAAAGGTGCGCGACGGCGATTTCCAGACGGCGTGTCAACAAGGGTGTCCGACCGGCGCGATCGTCTTCGGGAATGTGAACGATCCAGAAAGTCGCGTGGCGCAATTGGCGCGCGGCCCGCGCGGCTATCACGCGCTTTGGGAACTGAACATTTTGCCGCAAGTGACGTATTTGACGAAAGTGAGAAACACGACGGTGACTGGTGGCTAG
- a CDS encoding helix-hairpin-helix domain-containing protein, whose translation MARSIASQLKDLRTIPGVGPSIAQDLWEIGIRTVADLRGKDPERLYAQSNTHAGVQQDRCLLYVFRCAVYYAEHTRHDPEKLKWWTWKD comes from the coding sequence ATGGCGCGTTCAATCGCATCCCAGTTGAAAGACCTCCGCACCATCCCCGGTGTCGGGCCAAGCATTGCGCAGGACCTTTGGGAGATCGGCATTCGCACCGTCGCGGATCTCAGAGGTAAAGACCCCGAACGCTTGTACGCACAATCCAACACGCATGCCGGCGTCCAGCAAGACCGTTGCCTCCTCTACGTCTTCCGCTGCGCCGTGTATTACGCGGAACACACGCGCCACGATCCGGAGAAATTGAAATGGTGGACGTGGAAAGATTAA
- a CDS encoding class I SAM-dependent RNA methyltransferase, whose product MVGSVHALTILDLIAGGRGRAELNGVQVFVDGAAPGDHAQVRITKQHAHYWEGVVETVLTPSSERTVPQCPAFGRCGGCQWQHLRYEAQVAWKQRILAEQLRWIGKLRDPVVLPTIPAPSPWHYRSRIKLQIDDAGRIGFFRAGTYEAVEFEHCWIADERINTQLAANKATLRASGRGRLVQSDADADGGFAQVNPAQNAQLQQLVVEGVRAHGGGRVLELYCGNGNLTFFLAGITTAIVGIETHAASIRQAQQQAAARGHPHLDFRCTAAHRFLRHAAKQATRFDGILLDPPRRGAAEAIPGIIACAPRWIGYISCDPATLARDLRALIAAGYHHESSQPIDMFPQTFHIESVTWLRLGTQADHPA is encoded by the coding sequence GTGGTAGGCAGCGTCCACGCACTGACGATTCTCGATTTAATTGCCGGCGGCCGCGGCCGCGCGGAACTGAATGGCGTGCAAGTCTTCGTAGACGGCGCCGCGCCCGGCGATCATGCGCAGGTGCGGATCACGAAACAGCATGCGCATTATTGGGAAGGCGTCGTCGAGACCGTGTTGACACCGAGTTCCGAGCGCACCGTCCCGCAGTGTCCCGCGTTCGGCCGCTGCGGCGGATGCCAGTGGCAACACCTCCGCTACGAGGCGCAAGTCGCGTGGAAGCAGCGGATCCTTGCCGAGCAACTGCGGTGGATCGGAAAGCTGCGCGACCCAGTGGTGCTGCCGACGATCCCCGCGCCGTCGCCGTGGCATTATCGCAGTCGCATCAAATTGCAAATCGACGACGCCGGGCGGATCGGATTTTTCCGTGCCGGCACTTACGAGGCCGTAGAATTCGAGCACTGCTGGATCGCGGACGAACGGATCAACACACAATTGGCCGCCAATAAAGCGACCTTGCGCGCCAGCGGACGCGGGCGATTGGTGCAGAGCGACGCCGATGCAGACGGCGGCTTTGCCCAAGTCAATCCGGCACAGAACGCACAATTACAGCAGCTCGTGGTCGAAGGCGTCCGCGCGCACGGCGGCGGTCGCGTCCTGGAACTCTATTGCGGCAACGGCAATCTGACGTTTTTCCTCGCCGGGATCACAACCGCGATCGTCGGGATCGAAACGCATGCGGCGTCGATCCGCCAGGCTCAACAACAAGCCGCCGCGCGCGGGCACCCGCATCTCGATTTCCGCTGTACTGCCGCGCACCGATTCTTGCGCCATGCCGCCAAACAGGCCACGCGCTTCGACGGCATCTTGCTCGATCCCCCACGCCGCGGCGCCGCCGAAGCGATCCCCGGCATCATCGCCTGCGCCCCGCGCTGGATCGGCTATATTTCCTGCGACCCCGCCACCCTCGCCCGCGACCTCCGCGCCCTCATCGCCGCCGGCTACCACCACGAATCGAGCCAACCGATCGACATGTTCCCGCAGACGTTCCATATTGAATCGGTGACGTGGTTGCGGTTGGGAACTCAAGCCGACCATCCGGCTTAG